TTTTTTAAGAATGGAAGGCGAGATTGTTCCGAATCCACCGAACTCTATTTCACCGTTCAGCTCCTCGCATGGAACATTTGATGCCCTTTGCCATTATGGCTAAATCGCCTGCGGAAGATTATTGGAGGTGACTAACTGCAAAATCTATGGGTTTAGTTTCCAAACGTTAGTTTCTTCCTATACTTTTTGTATTTTAGCATATAATTTTGAAACAAAAGATCGAATTTTGCGCTATACTGCGTGTCTCTATTGATTGACGTTGTTCTTATAAGTAATTCTAGACGCATGAAAAAATCTTTCCTCTACATTGGTGTTGCGCTGCTAGTGCTATTAGTGGCGTTTTTTATTGCCAAGCCTCGTGTCGCCGAAAACGCCTATCAAAAGGCGAAGGTTTTTGCCGACTCTGCTAATTATGAGACGGCTATGAGCAAGGTAGATTTCGCTTTAATGCTTTCTACTAAGCCGGAGTATCTCGACCTGAAGGGTTTTATTTTACAGAATACGGGTGTGGATAGCACTGCCATTACTTACTTCGATAAGGCTATTGCCCTCGACAGCACGGTGGCCAATCCGTTTCTACATAAGGGAATCTCCCAGAAAAACATGGAGCAGTGGGAGCCGGCTATCCTTTCGCTGGATAAGGCTATTTCGCTCAACGACTCCCTAGCCAAAGCCTACTATACCCGTGGCGTTGCTAAGGCCGGATTACTAAAGTTCGACGAGGCCATTGAGGACTATGTGAAGAGCGCCCAACTCGACGGAACCAATAAGGACGCCTTCTACAAAATGGGTGCTTCGGTGGAGGCTCTTAACGATTTCAACAAGGCTATCTCGGCCTACAGCAAGCTCATTGAGAGCGGTGCTGCCAACGCTGATGCCTTTAAAAAGCGCGGTATCTTCCGTGTAAAGTTAAAAGATTTTAAGGGTGGTGAGGCCGATCTGGCCAAGGCTACCGAAATGAAATCGAATGATGTGGAGGCTTGGTACTACCTTGGCCTTGCCCAAATAAACAGCCAAAAGGTACCTGATGCATTAAAGGCACTCAACCGTGCACTTGCTCTGGATGGTAAGTACACACCTGCCCTTTATACCCGTGGCATGATAGCCCTCCAAAGGGGTGAGTTTAAAAACTCCATTGCCGATCTTACTAAGGCCACAACCCTTAAGCCCGATTACACCAAAGCTGTTCTTAGCTTAGGTACCGCCAAGGCGCTGAGCAAGGACTACAAGGGCAGCATCGCAGCCTTTACCAAGGGGATTGCGCTCGATCCTACCAACGCCGACGCCTACTTCAACCGTGGTATCTCATACGGGATACTCAACCAACACAGGGCTGCCATTGCCGACTACAACCAAGCCATTAAGTTGAATACAAAATATGCCGAGGCATTCTACAATCGTGCGGTCTCAAAGTTTAATCTTAAGGAGGAGAACTCTGGATGTGATGACTTTAAAAAGGCGCTGGAGTTAGGATATGAGCCTGCACGAAATATGATTCGGATTTACTGTCCCGAAAAAAAATAGTTGGACATGAAAGTTTTATATTTAACCGTATTCCTTGTGCTTCTGGGATATCTAGGATATTCCCAGACCAGACCACCTCAAAATGTGCATAGCCAGAGAATTCAGTCCATTTATGAGATCGTTGATGGGGTTACAACAGGTAAATCCTATCTTGAAAAGCAATTTCTACTGGATTCTTTAGGAAGATGCCATACAGAGATTGATTATGACACAACCATGACTATTCTTGGCTTTAAGTGGAATACTTATACCGGCGATAATTTAGTCGTTAGGCAGACTTATTTAAAGGATGAATTGGTAAAAACTGATAGTTTCTCCTACGAACTAGGCAGGCAAATCAAACTGCACTTTCTGACATTTAAGGCTCCTAGGGGACTTGAAACGGTAATTGAGCGTTTTACTTATTTGAACCTTGCTCAAGTTGGTCAAATTGATGCTAAATTCAAGAACGGGAAAGGTGCATATCAAATTCGCTATACTTATGATAGCAAAGGAACTGAGATTTTAAGAAAGGTAAAAGTTAAAAAAGGGTTACCGGCCGACTCAATAATCCTCCTTAAGCGGATACCTACCTACGATTCGGTTGGAAGAATTATTTCGGAAGAAGTTGAGAAAACGATTTTTGGGCAACCAAGTTCTTTCGAAAAAGTTACATCTTCTTACGATAAGAGCGGTAAACTCATTGGTGTAATATCACTTGACCGTGCAGACAACAAAACTTCTCGTTTCGAATATCTTTATAGAGACAATAACACCCTGTGGATTGAAAAGGCATTCAATAGCGCTGGAACTTTAATTAAAATGGAGGCTTGGCGAACAGAGGTGGTGGGAAAGGGCTCTAGTGGTAGGGTTACAACTCCAAGCGATTAGGTGATTCACAACCATCTTTCCCCTAAAATTGGCATATTGAGATGCTGACAATACATTAAAATGTTTTCGGACTTAATTACTGCCCACAATCGGACAATTGCAAGAATAAATTTCGATAATACAACTGTAAGTGGTTCGTTATTAGGTATGTGTGGTATTTGGCATTACAATTGATATGTTTGCAGTAACAAAGTTCACGTTCTTTTTAGCATTGGAGGTTGTTACTTGAAGGTTACAACACTATAACGCCAACCAAATCTCGATATTGTTTTTTTGTCAGTAGAAATGGCGGTTTGGTCAAGATAATGACGATTCTCGTGTAACACTCGGAACGAAAACGAAACTTCGTCGTTTATGAACCTAGCCAAACACAATGTGGCTACTTCGAAACTAGAAAATAAAGACTTTTAAACATTAATCACCTTAATTAAACACGCTATGAAAAAGTTTACTTATTCCGCACTGCTACTTGCTGGTGCAATGATGCTAAGCGCAGCCTCAATGGCTCAATTAAAGGCAGATTTCTCTGCAATTGCTGTTCAAGGAGATCTTACCTATGTTACTCTTGGTAAGGCTGTGCCAGTATATGCTACACCGGATCCAATTTATCATCCAAGTTGGGCTGCTGGTGTAACGACTCCTACTGCTAATTTAACTGTTGGTTTTACTTGGACTTTTACTGTTGCACCTGCAGATCTTGGTAAGGTAACTCTTTCCCAAGTACCAGCAAATCTTAACTATGTTCAGATTACTGGGGTTACTCTTGGAGGACCTTACGCTATTAACGTTAAGGAAATTGCGCCTGCTGCCTTTGGTGGATGTAGCGATCTCGGTATAAACTTTAATGTGCAAGTTACCGGTGTTCCTACTGCAGCTATGACGGGTGGTCTTGTTGCTCCTTGGCTAGTTGATGCTCCTACTGCTACTGGAACTCATGCTCACATCTGTGGAAATACTGCTGCTGAGAATCTTTCTGTTGCTTTCACAGAGGCAGGTGTTCCTGCTGCAACATTAGCTTCCTATGCATACTTTGTACAGAAGAGAATTGTTAATATTGACGTTGCTGACGTGGAGGATGTTCCTTCTATCGTACTTTCTACTCTCGCCGATCGTACAACAACGGCTAAGTATAAAGCTACATCAGGTTTTGAGGTTATTAGCACTGGCCCTCTAAATGTTCTTGCTAACAAAAGAACAAAGTACACCTTCACCATTTCTAAAGCTAGCAATCTTCCTGGTACAACTGCAGACGGTATCGTTTCTGGTATTTCTCAGAAATCTGATTATGTTGCTGCTAATGGTGTTCCAACTTTAACTCAAATCACAACTTATCCTTTTACTGCAGGGTCAACAACAGTTGAGTATATTGTTAACCCATCTCCAGTTACTGGACCAGTTTACCACATCAGCAATATTTTTGCTTACTAGTATTACGTTTGCAAGGAGTTGTTAATCTAATAGTTTCACAAACCAACACACTATCCTGTGCGTAACTTTTACCTGATAGCGTTATTTGTGACTCTGATACTAAGTGCAACGCACAGCGCTGGGCAAGACCTGCCCGGCGCCTGCGTAGGCACTAAAGTAAAATACGGAGTCAAAGGGTTGAATGGAGTCTCCACTTTTCAGTGGACCATTTCGGGACCCGGTACATTCACTGTACCCGCTGCCAGCATACAGAGTTTTGCAAATGGTGATTCCGTAGAGGTTACATGGGACAACGCTTTCCCCGGTGGGGCTTACACCTTTGAGGTTACCGAATCTACCCCCTGGGGTTGCGTGGGTATTCCTTACGATCAAAGCATTATCATCAATTCGCCCGATATTTTTATACCCGTGGGTGCTTTACCCGAATTCTTAAAGCTTTGCCAAAATGGTTCCGTTACAGTCGATCCCGGATCGAACTACACCAACTTCCTGTGGCAGGATAATTCAACAAACCAAACATTTGTAACCAACCAGAGCGGCACGCTTCAAGTAAGGTTAGTAAGCAGCGATTTTAGCTGTTCATACGATACAACTGAGGTAAGGCTATACTCGTTACCTTATATTTATTTAGGCGCGGACACCACGCTATGTGCCGGTCAGGCTCTTATGCTGGATGCCTCCAATCCTACTTTTACTTCCTACCTCTGGAGTTCCGGAGATATTGCACCGAACTTTCCTGTGGGCAGTGGCCCAACACAAGATATTTGGGTTAAGGTAACCGACGAGAACGGCTGCGTAAACTCCGACACCATAAGAATTAACCAGTGTGATCCTGGCAAAATGAGGATTCCCTACGTTTTCACCCCCAACGGTGATGGTGTGAACGATAAGTGGGAAATTCCGGAATACCTATATTTCACGGAGGTTAACATCCGCATATTTAATCGCTGGGGTAAAGAGGTGTTCGCACATAGCGGAACCTACGATGCAGCCGCCGCTTGGAATGGAAGAGACAGAAATGGTAATGACCTCCCTATGGACTCATACCACTATATTATAACGGTTACGCTCGAGGGTAAAACTTCCAGCTACAGAGGTAGTGTAACCATTATCCGATAACCATAAATGTTTAGTTGCCGTGTAATTGCAGGAACTAATTGAAAGAGATACAATGAAGGGTTTAAAAAAGATAAGAGTTGGTTTAGTAGTGCTGGGGATTCTTTCCACGGGCCGAGTTTTTGGTCAGCAGGAGCCTATCTACAGTCAGTATATGATGAACTCATTCTTACTAAATCCTGCCGTAGCTGGAGCCGAAGGATTTACGGCCTTCAATTTAACAGCTCGCCAGCAGTGGGCAGGCTACTCCGAAGGGCCAAGAACTTTTGCCATAAGCGGTCAAACTCGTATCCTAAAGACGAGCTATATGAACCGTTCGCGACGAATCAAGAATAGAGTTCGTAAGCGTCGTCCTAGCGGAAGAGTGGGTTTTGGCTGGTATATGTTCAACGACGTCAATGGGCGCGTTAGCCGAACAGGAGTTCAAGGTACCTATGCTTATCACCTCGATATGCGCCAGTATCAGCTGTCATTTGGTGCTTCGCTAAGTTTTTATCAGTTTAAAGCCGATGTTGCTCCCAGTGGGTTACCTTATCCCGACCAGCAAGATCCATTGGTAATGGCAGGGAAAGCGAATGCTGACTTTTCGCCCGATGCCAACTTTGGGGTAATGCTTTCGAGTGCAAGTGCATGGTATGCTGGGTTTTCTGTATCAAACCTCGTGCAGAGTAGTATCCAGTTTGGGGTTGGAAATAAGGAGAGTGCTTACCGTATGCTCCGCCACTATTACCTTATTGGTGGGTATCGTTACGATTTTCGAAACGATTTTGAGATAGAACCATCGATGAAATTCACTACTACTGAACGGTTGAGCTACACTACCGATATAAACGTAAAGGGTTACTACAAGCGTGATTACTGGGCTGGTCTGTCGTATCGGACATCGGGTTCGGCTATTGTGATGGTTGGTGCTAAGTATAAATCCTACTACATTGGTTACGCCTTCGATTATGGTTTTGGCCAGCTTACGAACTTCAACAGTTTAGGCACTCACGAACTCATGGTAGGAATTAAGATTGGAGATAGCGCTCGTCGTTATCGTTGGTTGAATAGGTTTTAATGATTTGAATATTTCTTGTTCCCAACAATATGGGATAGAAATAGTCGTTATGTTTAACAAATATACTCTTGAAAAAGAATTGAAGAGCAATTTTTCGACATAGCGTGTTGATTTTGCTTATATTTGTTTTTTGATTGGTGCTAGTAAGGGAATTGGTCGCAAGTGCTTGCGGCCATTTCTTATTTTGTCTTGAAGTGATGCGCACTTCCCTTTGCGCTATGCTGTTTGAAGAATATTGCCTTACCTTTACTTTTATTGGATGCTCTAACTCCAAATGGGGTTGATTTTAAGTATGCTTGTTCCCTCTATTGCGATATAAATGCAAAAAGACCGGCGATTAACCGGTCTCTCTTTGATTATGTGTGATTCTCAAATCTACTTCAGTAGCCCTTTGGCGTGCTTGTCGGCAATTACCTTAAGCATATCGTCGGTCATTGTCTCGAGGTTCCAAGTTGGATTCCAACCCCACTCGTTACGAGCACAGGTATCGTCCATGTAGTTTGGCCAGCTTTCGGCAATGGCTTTTTTAATTGGGTCAACATTGTAAACCATCTTGAACTCGGGCATACGTTTTTGTATGGCAGCCAAAATTTGGGAAGGTTCAAAACTCATGGCTGAGATGTTGAAGGAGTTACGATGCTTTAATTTTGAAGGATCTGCTTCCATAAGCTGAACGCAGGCCTTTAGTGCATCGGGCATGTACATCATATCGAGATAGGTTCCCTCTGGAAGTGGGCAGGTAAATTGCTCCCCCTTAACGGCTGCGTAGTAAACTTCTACAGCGTAGTCGGTAGTTCCTCCGCCAGGTAAGGTTTCGTTCGAGATAATGCCAGGAAAGCGCACGCTACGGGCATCAACGCCAAAGCGCTGGTGGTAGTAGTCGCCTAATAATTCGCCGGTAACCTTGCACACACCATAGATGGTGGATGGGTGCATAATGGTGTCCTGCGGCGTTCCGTCGTGGGGTGTGTTATTTCCAAAAGCACCAATTGAGCTTGGGGTAAATAGAGCGGCACCATTTTCGCGGGCAATTTCTAGGGAGTTCATAAGTGCTCCCATGTTGATTTTCCAGGCAAGTTGTGGGTTCTTTTCACCAGTTGCCGACAGAAGGGCCACAAGGTTGAAGATGGCATCAATCTTATATTTCTTAACGATTTCGGCATACTGTTTACCGTCGAGGGCGTCAAGGTTTTCAAGCGGGCCGTTTTCGCCTAACTTCATGCAAGGTGCACAGTTAAGGTCAGCAGCAACCACATGGCTATCGCCATAAATATTCCGAAGGTAAGGAACGAGTTCCGAACCAATTTGTCCACCAGCACCAACAACGAGTATGTTCTTCATATCCTTAATTATGTAGGTTGTATTCTCTTGATATTTTGGAATTCCTTTGGGGAATTGTTGGCACAAAAATAATCTTTTTTCAATTGGCTCTAGTAGGCGATTTGATGATATTTAACAGGAAAACCCTATTATTTGAACAATTGTTACCAGAATACGGATTGTAGTTGTAATCTGTAACAGATAGCTAGACAAATATGATTTTTGGATATTAAGAAGTGGGCGTTTTAGTGATATATAATGGGGCACTAGAACGAATTCTACTGCCCCTAATATTTTTGATTTTAATGTTTGGCTCCTTAAAAAATGTTGTAAGCGAGAATTGTGGTAAAGATTTGAAGTATTCCTTTTGGCGTTAAGGTGTTTTTTTTGACTGTTTTGATTTTTTTTGACTTACAAACCAAGAAGCCACACATTTCTATCTTTGTTCTGGTTGCGTAGTCGGGATAGCTCTTGTAATGCTCTGTTTCTGTTGGTGAAGCTATACATCGAGACCCGGAAAACTGGTCCCTCTTCCGTGAGGATTTCAGGTTTGTAACCATCCTTAGTCATCATCTCTTTTAACTTTTCGGCGTTTTCCATTTTGTTGAAACTTCCTGCAATAATGTAGAAAGTTTTAACTCCACTAGCTGGTGCCTTTGGTTCTTCGTAGTATAGGGCCTTTCTTCTTTCCGTTTGGCTATCGATTTCTTGGGCTACAATCTTTTGTTCGGTAGTATCAATATCCACCGTATCGGCGTAACTTTCGGTAATGGAGGTATCGGAAGGCAGTACATTGCCAATGGATGCTACACCATTTTGAATAACCGGTATTTTTGTCAAAAAGAACCCGTCGAAATATAGATATCCAGCTAAAGTGGCAATAACTACGAATAGACTAAGGAGAACCCAAGGGGTCTTTGATTTTGGCTTTGAGGCGGGGGCAGGCTTTTTGGTGAGTGGGGCCTTGGTCTCGATTGGTTTAGTTGGTTGTGGCTTTGTGCTTGCAACTATTGGCTTCTCGGGTTCAATTGGCTTTTTCTCGAACTGCATGGGCGGTATAAGCATGCTTATGTTTTCGAGACCGAAAGCATCGGGAAGGAGATTTATTCCCTCTTCAATTTCAAAATTAATGCTCCAACCATCCTTTACGAGTTGACCCAAACCAGGAAACGCAAAGTTGCCATTTTTTTGTAGTGCGATTACGATTTCAGCCACCGATTCGGCCACCAATCTCTTGGCCTCCTCTATTGATAGCTCTTCTATCCGTGCAACGAAGTTTTCGAGGAGTTCGTCGTTCCAAGTTTCATCTTTGCTGAAGTTTATTTCCGTATAGGGAGGCGATAAAACTAAGGTTTCTTCGTTTAGCATTGCCGGTTTATAATTGCCTACAAATGCCCCTAAACCGGGTAGCGACACGCGGTTATGTTCGCGAAGAAGATCAGCAATATACTTTCCTAGGTCAAGTGCCATGCGTAATTATTTTATTTTAGTTGGTTTATTATTTCCAACTAAATGGTTGTTGAGTAGTTTCTTTAAAGTCGTTCACGTGGTGTGCTGTTTCCATAACTTAGCCATGCTTGAGAAAAGCAATTGGTGTTCTGAAATCCGAAACCAGACAACACGTATAAGCTCTATAATGCGAGAGTAAAGGTAGAAAAAAAACAATTGATTTTGAAGACAATAGTTTCGGGGTGCGACCAACCGATTTCTATCAATTATTTTGAAACGAGTTTTAATCCTATAAGTGACCCAATGAGAAGTATTATGAAGAGAATTCGCCAAAAATCGGAAGGTTCCTTAAAGAGCATAATACCAATAATAGTAGTGCCAACAGCGCCAATTCCGGTCCAAACCGCATAGCCGGTTCCCATTGGGATGGTTTGCACTGCCTTGTTGAGCAGGAGGAAACTGAGTGTAATGCTAATAAAAAAGCCAATGGACCACTTCAGGTTGGAAAAGTTATGGGACAATTTGAGGCAGGTGGTAAAGGCAACTTCGAAAAGCCCTGCCAAGGCCAAATAAAACCAAGCCATTATTGGTGTTTTAAGTGTTAAAATGGATATGCGTGGTAATAATGGTAATGATTGCCCTTAAAGTTCTTGGTCGGGGGTTGGGTTGTTTTGGTGTACCAAATATATGATGTAAAGGAACCGTAAGCCAACCAAGAGCATCATGGGGAGGAGTAGCATAAGTAGTGCGCGGAACACAAAGTAGTTGAGCGGTCCAAGAAAGATATACACCGTGAGGGCAATGATAATACTGACATCGGTAAGGAGCATCCAACGCCTTCGTTTACCGGAGAAGGGTCCTAGCGAAATTCCGCCAGTTATTAGGTTCTTAGGCAGTTCCTGTATAAATCGGTATACACAAATGGTAAGGAATACTGGGTTTATAAGTCCAAAAACGCCGAGAAGAACGGGTGAAGTGCTAAGCTTAAAAGCATAAGCAACTCCAACCATAGTTATTGCCGAAAGGTTGAAAATAAACCGGCTACTGTTTCCAATCAGTTGGCCAGCCCAGTGAAAAATAGTAGTTTCGGTAAACGGTTTCATGCTAATTCAAATATCAAATTTCTGGAGACAAAGATAGCGTAAAATGTGAGAGGTGAACCGCGCAAAGTGCGTTCGCCGACGGCAATTGTTTTTGGCCGGGCTAAGGACTATTTTTAACGAGAGGATAAACCGAGTAATGATGAATTGTTGGTTGTGGAATAGTATAAATATAGGAGTAGTTACTCCAAACGTTCAATAAGGCGGAGGGTATAGCCAATGGATAACATCTCTTCTTTTGAAAGCACTGCACCTTCGGGAGGGCGTATGTTCAGCTTAATAGCAATAGCAAGTTGGCCGGGTTGTTGAATAAACTGAATTCTATTTTCAGCTACAAAAACACCGAGAATTTCGGAGATTAAATGTGCTGCCGCTTGATGACCAACGGCGGAGGTAATAGCTTGGTTGGAAACGAGAGCGCGAGCCGCTTCTACTGATATTTGTTGAACGCGGTAAAGGCCATCAGTGGTAACTACCGTTCCATTAAAGATTCCGATTGGCAAACTTGCTGGTGTTGTAGATATTGGCTGCATTGGCATTGTCAATTGGTGAGCGATTTTCTGGGTCTTGACATAATCCGATTTAGATCGAACCTTCGTCCATAGTAAACATAGAAGTTGGTTATTAAGAACTTGACATTTTCGCTTTTGGATAAGTTTATTTCGTATGTATCGGTAATGTAGAAGAGACCAAAGTAGTTTAGTTCGCGAGAATATCCTAGAGCCATTCGGCTTGAGAACTTACCTCCAAGCCCATTTATGGTTTCGTTTGGCTTTGTATTTGGCAAATATTTGTAATCAGTATTAAGGTAACCACCACCAATCATGGCTGTTAGGCTAAGTATAAATCGTTTGTAAATAATGAAGTTATGGGAGTAACCAATGCTTACGCCACCTGTGTAAGAGTATACACTCTCCAGACTAAGCGAGGTATTAACCCCATAATCGGTTAAGTTTATGAATGATTCCTCTGCCGCTATCTTTGTAGCGTTAAAGTATGCGCCAAGCAGAAAACTACCTGCGCTGATTTTTTGCCATTCGATTTGTTGAAAAGCAGCCTTTTGGGAATAATCGTTATTGTTGAATATATAGAAGAAGTTCCCGCCGTAGGTCGATCGGGTAAGACCACGGGTTTGAGGAAACGGACTGGTATTTCGCCAATTTGGGATAAGCGACCTAGGATTATCAAGGTAAAAACCCCGGTAACTCAAGAAGTAAACGTCAATCCCGAATTTTTTTGCAAATATGTTTGTTTGGAAATCGAGGGAATTTGTTTTCCCATATTTCCTTTCATTTTCGGTATTTGTGGGTAATACAAACCCGAGTCTAATACCAAACGATTTGGTTGCAATACCTATACCCATTCGGGTTTGAGGGGTTGGCCTAAACTGGAATTTGTTTCCTGAACTATCCTTAATAGTAAATGGAGCCGATTTTGTGCCTAAATAAAAGAAGATGTTTACTTTATCGAACATCGTAATAATGTTGGAATGGAGTGAGTCTCTTTTAGGTTTGTCCAAAGGAAGAAGCACTACTGCCGATACGCTAAATGCCGAGAGCAAGAATACCCCAATTAAAAGGGGGATTATTAGCGTATAAAGACTTTTCAAGGCAAAATTTATTACAGTATTCGTTTGGCGATTATGCTCACTAATTCATCGGGATCAATTGGTTTGCCAATAAAATCGTCACAACCCGATTCGAAGCAACGAATTTTATCTTCGGGCATTACATCCGCAGTTTGAGCAATGATCGGAAGGTTTTTTCTAAAAATCTTTATTTTACGTGTAGTCTCACACCCATCCATAAATGGGAGTTGAATATCCATAAGTACCAAATCAATTTTGGTGTTCATTTGGCAAACTTCTACAGCGTCCTCCCCATTTTTTACGTGGATAAGGGCTGCATTTACATCTCGTAGAATAGATTCCAGATACTGGAAGCTGATGAAATCATCTTCAACAACGAGTATTGTTTTTCCTGTTAAGACATGCTGTAATGGAAGTAGAGGCTCCGCAGGGTTTATGCCATTTGGTTGAAGTTTTACCAATGGGATGGTGAAGAAGAA
This portion of the Williamwhitmania taraxaci genome encodes:
- a CDS encoding HU domain-containing protein is translated as MALDLGKYIADLLREHNRVSLPGLGAFVGNYKPAMLNEETLVLSPPYTEINFSKDETWNDELLENFVARIEELSIEEAKRLVAESVAEIVIALQKNGNFAFPGLGQLVKDGWSINFEIEEGINLLPDAFGLENISMLIPPMQFEKKPIEPEKPIVASTKPQPTKPIETKAPLTKKPAPASKPKSKTPWVLLSLFVVIATLAGYLYFDGFFLTKIPVIQNGVASIGNVLPSDTSITESYADTVDIDTTEQKIVAQEIDSQTERRKALYYEEPKAPASGVKTFYIIAGSFNKMENAEKLKEMMTKDGYKPEILTEEGPVFRVSMYSFTNRNRALQELSRLRNQNKDRNVWLLGL
- a CDS encoding NAD-dependent epimerase/dehydratase family protein; its protein translation is MKNILVVGAGGQIGSELVPYLRNIYGDSHVVAADLNCAPCMKLGENGPLENLDALDGKQYAEIVKKYKIDAIFNLVALLSATGEKNPQLAWKINMGALMNSLEIARENGAALFTPSSIGAFGNNTPHDGTPQDTIMHPSTIYGVCKVTGELLGDYYHQRFGVDARSVRFPGIISNETLPGGGTTDYAVEVYYAAVKGEQFTCPLPEGTYLDMMYMPDALKACVQLMEADPSKLKHRNSFNISAMSFEPSQILAAIQKRMPEFKMVYNVDPIKKAIAESWPNYMDDTCARNEWGWNPTWNLETMTDDMLKVIADKHAKGLLK
- a CDS encoding tetratricopeptide repeat protein, with the protein product MKKSFLYIGVALLVLLVAFFIAKPRVAENAYQKAKVFADSANYETAMSKVDFALMLSTKPEYLDLKGFILQNTGVDSTAITYFDKAIALDSTVANPFLHKGISQKNMEQWEPAILSLDKAISLNDSLAKAYYTRGVAKAGLLKFDEAIEDYVKSAQLDGTNKDAFYKMGASVEALNDFNKAISAYSKLIESGAANADAFKKRGIFRVKLKDFKGGEADLAKATEMKSNDVEAWYYLGLAQINSQKVPDALKALNRALALDGKYTPALYTRGMIALQRGEFKNSIADLTKATTLKPDYTKAVLSLGTAKALSKDYKGSIAAFTKGIALDPTNADAYFNRGISYGILNQHRAAIADYNQAIKLNTKYAEAFYNRAVSKFNLKEENSGCDDFKKALELGYEPARNMIRIYCPEKK
- a CDS encoding PorP/SprF family type IX secretion system membrane protein, which encodes MKGLKKIRVGLVVLGILSTGRVFGQQEPIYSQYMMNSFLLNPAVAGAEGFTAFNLTARQQWAGYSEGPRTFAISGQTRILKTSYMNRSRRIKNRVRKRRPSGRVGFGWYMFNDVNGRVSRTGVQGTYAYHLDMRQYQLSFGASLSFYQFKADVAPSGLPYPDQQDPLVMAGKANADFSPDANFGVMLSSASAWYAGFSVSNLVQSSIQFGVGNKESAYRMLRHYYLIGGYRYDFRNDFEIEPSMKFTTTERLSYTTDINVKGYYKRDYWAGLSYRTSGSAIVMVGAKYKSYYIGYAFDYGFGQLTNFNSLGTHELMVGIKIGDSARRYRWLNRF
- a CDS encoding gliding motility-associated C-terminal domain-containing protein, coding for MTLILSATHSAGQDLPGACVGTKVKYGVKGLNGVSTFQWTISGPGTFTVPAASIQSFANGDSVEVTWDNAFPGGAYTFEVTESTPWGCVGIPYDQSIIINSPDIFIPVGALPEFLKLCQNGSVTVDPGSNYTNFLWQDNSTNQTFVTNQSGTLQVRLVSSDFSCSYDTTEVRLYSLPYIYLGADTTLCAGQALMLDASNPTFTSYLWSSGDIAPNFPVGSGPTQDIWVKVTDENGCVNSDTIRINQCDPGKMRIPYVFTPNGDGVNDKWEIPEYLYFTEVNIRIFNRWGKEVFAHSGTYDAAAAWNGRDRNGNDLPMDSYHYIITVTLEGKTSSYRGSVTIIR
- a CDS encoding STIV orfB116 family protein: MQPISTTPASLPIGIFNGTVVTTDGLYRVQQISVEAARALVSNQAITSAVGHQAAAHLISEILGVFVAENRIQFIQQPGQLAIAIKLNIRPPEGAVLSKEEMLSIGYTLRLIERLE
- a CDS encoding DUF4421 family protein, with amino-acid sequence MKSLYTLIIPLLIGVFLLSAFSVSAVVLLPLDKPKRDSLHSNIITMFDKVNIFFYLGTKSAPFTIKDSSGNKFQFRPTPQTRMGIGIATKSFGIRLGFVLPTNTENERKYGKTNSLDFQTNIFAKKFGIDVYFLSYRGFYLDNPRSLIPNWRNTSPFPQTRGLTRSTYGGNFFYIFNNNDYSQKAAFQQIEWQKISAGSFLLGAYFNATKIAAEESFINLTDYGVNTSLSLESVYSYTGGVSIGYSHNFIIYKRFILSLTAMIGGGYLNTDYKYLPNTKPNETINGLGGKFSSRMALGYSRELNYFGLFYITDTYEINLSKSENVKFLITNFYVYYGRRFDLNRIMSRPRKSLTN
- a CDS encoding DMT family transporter, with amino-acid sequence MAWFYLALAGLFEVAFTTCLKLSHNFSNLKWSIGFFISITLSFLLLNKAVQTIPMGTGYAVWTGIGAVGTTIIGIMLFKEPSDFWRILFIILLIGSLIGLKLVSK